In a single window of the Amycolatopsis sp. cg5 genome:
- a CDS encoding MFS transporter yields the protein MGNPVRTRSMVTLFACVALMNTGMAGATTTATLIVAKANGPGWSGVPSTASVLGTAFGAFASGFVLARVGRRFALSLGYALATAGAAVAFGGAVWGSLVMLVAGILLLGVGQGGAQLSRYLAADLYPPERRGFALSTVVWGGTVGALAGPSLIAPAAHAAGWSGLPELSGPLVVTGLAAGAAWVASVTLPRFDGAEVATAHVEIRAVLRRPVVLRPLVAMIVAQLVMVAVMVMTPLQIQDHDHGLDVVGWVVSAHMIGMFALAPVSGKIADRFGGRVAIAAGLGALALATATAIAAPTAHTTGLPFALFLLGYGWNLCFVGGSSLLSRDLPVDERVKVQGSVDALVWGASAIASLSAGQLYVGGGFVLVSVAGGTLAVLALALLTCVPAFREVERVECG from the coding sequence ATGGGGAACCCGGTGCGCACGCGGTCGATGGTCACCTTGTTCGCGTGTGTCGCGCTGATGAACACCGGCATGGCAGGCGCGACGACCACCGCGACCTTGATCGTCGCCAAGGCGAACGGGCCTGGGTGGAGTGGGGTGCCCAGTACCGCGAGCGTGCTCGGGACGGCGTTCGGGGCGTTCGCGTCCGGGTTCGTGCTCGCCAGGGTGGGGCGGCGGTTCGCGTTGTCGCTCGGGTACGCGCTGGCTACCGCTGGGGCTGCGGTGGCGTTCGGCGGGGCGGTCTGGGGTTCGCTCGTCATGCTGGTCGCGGGGATTCTGCTGCTGGGGGTCGGGCAGGGTGGTGCGCAGCTTTCCCGTTATCTGGCAGCGGATCTGTATCCGCCGGAGCGGCGGGGGTTCGCACTGTCCACTGTGGTCTGGGGTGGGACGGTGGGTGCGCTGGCCGGGCCGTCGTTGATCGCGCCTGCCGCGCACGCCGCCGGGTGGTCAGGACTACCGGAGTTGTCGGGGCCGCTCGTGGTGACCGGGCTGGCTGCCGGGGCTGCTTGGGTCGCGTCGGTGACGTTGCCGAGGTTCGACGGGGCCGAGGTCGCGACCGCGCATGTGGAGATCAGGGCCGTCTTGCGGCGGCCGGTCGTGCTGCGGCCGTTGGTGGCGATGATCGTGGCGCAGCTGGTGATGGTGGCCGTCATGGTGATGACGCCGCTGCAGATCCAGGATCACGATCATGGACTGGACGTGGTCGGCTGGGTGGTGAGCGCGCACATGATCGGGATGTTCGCGCTGGCACCGGTGTCCGGGAAGATCGCCGACCGGTTCGGCGGGCGGGTGGCGATCGCCGCCGGGCTGGGTGCGCTGGCGCTGGCCACGGCGACGGCCATCGCGGCGCCGACCGCGCATACGACCGGGTTGCCGTTCGCGCTGTTCCTGCTCGGGTATGGGTGGAACCTGTGCTTCGTCGGCGGGAGCAGTCTGCTGAGCCGGGATCTGCCCGTCGATGAGCGGGTGAAGGTGCAGGGATCGGTGGACGCTCTGGTGTGGGGTGCGTCGGCGATCGCGAGTCTTTCGGCCGGGCAGCTCTACGTCGGGGGCGGGTTCGTTCTGGTCTCCGTAGCCGGTGGGACACTCGCTGTCCTCGCGCTCGCGCTGCTCACCTGTGTTCCGGCGTTTCGCGAGGTGGAGCGGGTCGAATGTGGGTAG
- a CDS encoding zinc ribbon domain-containing protein: protein MTDAVPFTDNFSDLSNSEGYQFEFRCERCGNGYRSEFRRDAIETGRGVLRSIGSLFGGKVQDLSYAADRWRYNQATNSTAKDKALRAAVEEITPSFRQCRGCSDWMCSTQCWNDEIGQCLRCSPSVAEEVSRAQASAQRDQIWEKAREKDWTSGIDLDTRAKVSCPSCGSKADGGKFCASCGGSLAPIAKCGGCGNEGNKPGAIFCNECGSKL, encoded by the coding sequence GTGACAGACGCGGTCCCGTTCACGGACAACTTCTCCGATCTCTCGAACTCCGAGGGATACCAGTTCGAATTCCGCTGCGAGCGGTGCGGCAACGGCTATCGGTCGGAGTTCCGGCGCGACGCGATCGAGACCGGGCGTGGCGTGCTGCGCAGCATCGGCTCGCTGTTCGGCGGCAAGGTCCAGGATCTCAGCTACGCGGCGGACCGCTGGCGCTACAACCAGGCGACCAACTCGACGGCCAAGGACAAGGCGTTGCGCGCCGCGGTCGAGGAGATCACGCCGAGCTTCCGGCAGTGCCGGGGTTGCAGTGACTGGATGTGCTCCACCCAGTGCTGGAACGACGAGATCGGCCAATGCCTGCGGTGCTCACCGAGCGTCGCGGAGGAGGTCTCGCGCGCGCAGGCGTCCGCGCAGCGCGATCAGATCTGGGAGAAGGCGCGCGAGAAGGACTGGACCTCGGGCATCGACCTCGACACCCGGGCGAAGGTCAGCTGCCCGTCGTGCGGGTCGAAGGCCGACGGCGGCAAGTTCTGCGCGTCGTGCGGTGGCTCGCTGGCGCCCATCGCGAAGTGCGGCGGCTGCGGCAACGAGGGCAACAAGCCAGGGGCGATCTTCTGCAACGAGTGCGGCTCGAAGCTCTGA
- a CDS encoding M15 family metallopeptidase yields MRIGELGRRIGALVLTLGFGLTAAPASASPLPTGFVHLRDIDPTIIQEMRYAGQHNFVGRPVDGYLRPTCILTRPAALALHEAQKRVLRQGYTLKVYDCYRPQRAVDHFVRWAKDLADEKMKPEFYPRVEKSRLFEDGYIAEKSGHSRGSTLDLTLVKLPPRWQRPYFPGEPLRSCFTEHRFPDNMVDMGTGFDCFDTLAHTDDPRVTDQARINRDVLRDALVGFKNLPEEWWHYTLVGEPYPATFFNFPVK; encoded by the coding sequence ATGAGAATTGGGGAACTTGGCCGCCGAATCGGCGCCTTGGTACTGACCTTGGGATTCGGCTTGACAGCCGCGCCGGCATCGGCATCACCGTTGCCCACCGGTTTCGTCCATCTGCGCGACATAGATCCGACGATCATCCAGGAGATGCGCTACGCGGGTCAGCACAACTTCGTCGGCCGCCCCGTCGACGGCTACCTCCGCCCGACCTGCATCCTGACCCGCCCCGCGGCGCTCGCGCTGCACGAGGCGCAGAAGCGCGTGCTGCGCCAGGGTTACACGCTGAAGGTCTACGACTGCTACCGGCCGCAGCGCGCGGTCGACCACTTCGTCCGCTGGGCCAAGGACCTGGCCGACGAGAAGATGAAGCCCGAGTTCTACCCCCGTGTCGAGAAGTCGCGGCTCTTCGAAGACGGCTACATCGCCGAGAAGTCCGGCCATTCCCGCGGCAGCACCCTCGACCTCACGCTCGTGAAGCTCCCGCCGCGCTGGCAGCGCCCGTACTTCCCCGGCGAGCCACTGCGGTCCTGCTTCACCGAGCACCGCTTCCCCGACAACATGGTCGACATGGGCACCGGCTTCGACTGCTTCGACACGCTGGCGCACACCGACGACCCGCGCGTCACGGACCAGGCCAGGATCAACCGCGACGTCCTGCGCGACGCACTGGTCGGCTTCAAGAACCTGCCAGAAGAGTGGTGGCACTACACACTGGTCGGCGAGCCCTACCCGGCCACGTTCTTCAACTTCCCCGTGAAGTAA
- a CDS encoding GNAT family N-acetyltransferase — MTAWTITPAPIDDIDVTLVMRDYLADIVSRFYGRPVTEDELQASLAVAPLTGLEPPTGMFLLARTDGKIAGCVGVRVVKPGLAELTKMFVQPHSRREGGGSRLLAAAEDAARSLGATMMRLDTRSDLTEARAMYARHGYVEGPPHNADPYAHHWFRKSLS; from the coding sequence ATGACGGCTTGGACCATCACACCGGCCCCGATCGACGACATCGACGTGACGCTCGTCATGCGGGACTACCTCGCCGACATCGTCAGCCGCTTCTACGGCAGGCCGGTGACCGAGGACGAGCTGCAAGCCTCGCTTGCCGTCGCCCCGCTGACCGGTCTCGAACCGCCCACCGGGATGTTCCTGCTGGCCAGGACCGACGGGAAGATCGCGGGCTGCGTCGGCGTCCGCGTCGTCAAGCCGGGACTGGCCGAGCTGACCAAGATGTTCGTCCAGCCCCACTCACGCCGCGAAGGCGGCGGTTCCCGGCTGCTGGCGGCCGCCGAAGACGCCGCCAGGTCACTCGGCGCGACCATGATGCGCCTGGACACCCGCTCGGACCTGACCGAAGCCCGCGCGATGTACGCGCGCCACGGCTACGTCGAAGGCCCGCCGCACAACGCGGACCCGTACGCCCACCACTGGTTCCGTAAATCCCTCAGCTGA